A single window of Flagellimonas maritima DNA harbors:
- a CDS encoding nuclear transport factor 2 family protein — protein MKKFVLILMLFASYITIKAQNEEKAIRETLQKYIDGSSYNNQALIESAFFEDADLFLSKKDQELWILTPKEYSNLFKDREQGKFNGRVGKILMIDYANNIACAKAEILIPKRDLKFIDIFLLKELEGEWKIISKAATQITQ, from the coding sequence TTATCCTTATGCTATTTGCAAGCTACATCACTATTAAGGCGCAAAACGAAGAAAAAGCGATCCGTGAAACACTTCAAAAATATATTGATGGCTCGTCTTATAATAACCAAGCATTGATAGAATCGGCCTTTTTTGAAGACGCCGATCTGTTTTTATCCAAAAAGGACCAAGAGCTGTGGATTTTAACCCCAAAAGAATACAGTAATCTTTTTAAAGATAGGGAACAAGGTAAATTTAATGGAAGGGTAGGTAAAATACTGATGATAGATTATGCCAACAACATTGCTTGCGCAAAAGCTGAAATCCTCATTCCAAAACGGGATTTAAAGTTTATTGACATATTCTTGTTGAAAGAGCTTGAGGGTGAGTGGAAAATCATCAGTAAAGCGGCTACTCAAATAACCCAATAA